In Oceanotoga teriensis, the genomic window TGAATTTCCATAAGGGTCTTTTCTCTCTTCAAAATAATCATTATATCTTCTTTTACTTTGTCTTGTAATTTTTAATCCTTTTATTTCATCATAGGGTATATTAGGAACATTTATGTTCAATGTTGTAAATTCAGGAATTTCTTTAGGATCTAATTTTTTTAATATATCAAGTATTATTTTAGCGGCATCTTCAAAATTTGGTTGATTAAAATCGATACAAGATACTGCTATTGATGGTTTTCCACTTAAGGCTCCTTCGAGTGCCGCTGATACGGTACCGGAGTATAATATATCTGTACCAAGGTTAGCTCCTTTATTTATTCCACTAATAACTATATCAAAATCAATATCTTTATATATAGCTTGTAATCCAAGTTTTACACAATCAGCGGGAGTACCATTTACCGCAAAACCAAAAAAATTATTTCCAAAACTTATTTTTTTTGCCCAAAGAGGATTTCTAATAGTTATTGCGTGACCTGTTGCACTTCTCTCCACATCAGGAGCAACAACATATACATCATGTTCTTTTTCTAAGTATTCTTTTAAAACTCTTATTCCGGGTGCCATAATTCCATCATCATTAGATATTAATATTTTCATATTACAC contains:
- the surE gene encoding 5'/3'-nucleotidase SurE encodes the protein MKILISNDDGIMAPGIRVLKEYLEKEHDVYVVAPDVERSATGHAITIRNPLWAKKISFGNNFFGFAVNGTPADCVKLGLQAIYKDIDFDIVISGINKGANLGTDILYSGTVSAALEGALSGKPSIAVSCIDFNQPNFEDAAKIILDILKKLDPKEIPEFTTLNINVPNIPYDEIKGLKITRQSKRRYNDYFEERKDPYGNSYYWMLGKVIEDDDENYSDYYCARDGFVSITPITVFLTNTDFTIPLKNILGVR